The genomic stretch ACAGCATAAGTCAAAGGAAGTGTCCCATAACCGAGAAGTTTACAGAAAGGATGTTTTGTAACACAGTATTAGATCAGAATCAGGAACAGAGACTGAAACAGAAGCACCACCACCTTTCACACCCTTTCATCACCCTCCACATCACACCCTCACCCTCTGAATTAACACTACCCTGCGCTTTTGACTCCTGACACGCCCCTCCATACCTTGTGTCGCGGAAGCAGCAACGACAGCCCCGTCCACAGGCTGGCAGAGTACAGAACCAGCGCAGAGCCGAGATGTGCCGCGAGACGGTACTGACTGACCCGAGGAATGTCATAAGAGTCTGGCTTCTCTTCCAGCCCACTTTTCACCATGTACCATCCCAGCAGTCCCtggcaaaaaaaagagaggggtcAGAGCCAGCTCCCCTAGGCTGCTATGCTGCCCTTCATCAGAAAGACGGCTCAGTGAATAACCCTTTATGTTTGTCTCAGCACAGACAGGGCAATGGTGACTGCTAGGACCAGATAAACATTAGGGGCAAAGCAACTTGTTTCCTCCACCTTCAATCAGCTACCAGCACCAACCACCGTCCCAAGCTTTCACGAGTCCCACTGTCTCAACGACACTCGATCAGAAGATATTTACAGGAGATGCTGCCGCTAACCCCTGCGGCTACAGAGCTCTCTCACCTGGAAGCACACCAGACTGCAGAGCGCAAGAACACAGCCCTTCATGGGGCGGCTGAGCCAGCCCTTTCGCCAGAAGTAGGCGGCGGGCAGAATGTAGACCAAGCCCACAACACGGCCCCACATGCGGTGCGAATACTCCATGTACCAAATGAACTTGAACTCTGTCAGTGTCATGTCGTGATTCAGGCTGttaaagacaggaaaacaaagaatgaCTCAATGTGAGGTGGCGGTCCTAGTTCTTACGACAAGGGAATCACCTTCCTCAGGGAAAGGGAGACAGCGAAGGAGCCACCATCAGACAGGCTTCACGTGCCTTCTCAGTGATGTTGGCAAGAGTTCCTTGTGTGGCTCAGTCACAGGTGGGATGCTCCTAGCCCACCCTCTCTCCACTTTTGCACACTCACATTTTAAACTCTGGGAACTGCTGGTACTTTTGGAACTCGGCTTCCCACTCCTGCTGCGTCCTCGGGGGTTTCATCTCTTTCACCAGGTGCCAGTCGACCATTGAAAGGCCCGATTCTGTCAGCCTAGGAGCAAACAGAGACACAAGCGGGCACAACTCTGCTCCCTGATGGTATGCAAACCTACCAAAATGAGAGCTGTTGGCTGCACTAGGCAACCCTGAAACTCACAGCTAGAAATAGGATGGAGATCAGGAAGTCTGTGAGTGAGCAACAGACCCCAAATTACCACAAACATGTGTGACGAAGTTATCCCCATGGATCAGTGCCCCGTGGACAGTGCCTCTCTGGTACCCCACCACGTCCCCTTGCAACCAGGAAGGGGGAAAGACACGAGAGGGACTCCCACAGCCGCACTCAGGCCGGGTCGCAGGCGTGGGAGGCAGCCGCGGGCCGCAGGGACAGCTAGGCGGGTCACCGGCGGCGGGGACCGGAGGGCGGCGGGGACCGCTGCCTCCACACGGCCTCAACTCCGAGCCCCGCCAACGGCCCCGGCGCGGACACGGCCGCGGGACACGAACCGGTGccagcggggcggggggtgccgCGCTCACCTGGTGACGCCGCCCAGCACCACGGCACCAGCCACGGCGCCGCTGCAGGCCAGGAGCCATCGCCCCACGGCGGGCGGGGTGGCgggcgggggcgcggcgggCCGGGACACCTGTTGCAGGAGGCGCCGCTGAAGGCGCCGCTGCAGAGGGGGCAGCGGGAGGAGGGACAGGTCCGGTACCGACCCGCCCCGTCCCTCAGCAGCGCCGCCGCCACGCGCGGGCAGCAGAAGCCGGACGCCGCCGCCGCGAGCCGCACGCAGCATCCCGAGTGACCCCGGAAGTGGCGCGTGCGCGCCGCCGGAAGCAGGGCGAGAACTTCCGGACACACCTGGGCGTCACCATGACAATCCCCGGCACGTGACCGAGAGCCAGCAGCGACCCCCGCGCGCCGCCAGCGCAGGTGAGGGCGCGTgcgaggcgggggcggggctcaggcgggggcgggggcggtgcCGCGACGCCGGGGGGCGGGGCTTCCGCCGCAGAGCGCGAGCGAGGCGCGCCAGCTCTTCCCACCCCCTCCGCCCTCCCGCACCCGCCCTCGCGCCCGCGGGCGGCGCGGGCCCGGCCCGCGAGGGGGCGAGGCCGGAAGCGGGAGCgaggggggcggggcctgcggcGGAAgtggggcgggggcggggccgcggccggcggcggtGCGGAACCGGGCGGCCGCCATGGGACGGGTCGGGCTGACGGCGCCGCTCTGCCCCAGGTATGGACGATGGCTTCCTTATGGAGGTGTGCGTGGACTCGGTGGAGTCCGCCGTCAACGCGGAGCGTGGAGGTAAGGCCCGGGGGCCTCGAaggaggcggcggtggcggtGCGCCGGGCCACGCGGGGCCGGTTCTGACGTGCCTCTCCCTAGGTGCCGGCCGGATCGAGCTGTGCGCGGGCCTCGTGGAAGGAGGGACCACCCCGAGCATGGGTGAGCCTCGCCCGCCCCCGCCCTGCGGCGGTCCCgggttctccccctcccctgggGCCGGTGCCCCAGCCCGGGGGCTCAGCGTGCCCAGCGCACCCTCTTGAGCTCCCGCCCTTCCTTTGCTCTCGCTCCGTGTCCCCTCCCGCCAGCGCGGCTTCCCCCGCCCtgtgcacaccccccccacccc from Grus americana isolate bGruAme1 chromosome 7, bGruAme1.mat, whole genome shotgun sequence encodes the following:
- the LOC129208673 gene encoding cytochrome c oxidase assembly protein COX15 homolog isoform X2; the protein is MVTPRLTESGLSMVDWHLVKEMKPPRTQQEWEAEFQKYQQFPEFKILNHDMTLTEFKFIWYMEYSHRMWGRVVGLVYILPAAYFWRKGWLSRPMKGCVLALCSLVCFQGLLGWYMVKSGLEEKPDSYDIPRVSQYRLAAHLGSALVLYSASLWTGLSLLLPRHKLPESHQLLRLRQFAHGTTALIFLTALSGAFVAGLDAGLVYNSFPKMGERWIPDDLLAFSPVLRNIFENPTTVQFDHRILGIASVTAVTALYLFSRKIPLPRRTRMAVTSLLAVACMQVGLGISTLLLYVPTPLAATHQSGSLALLSMALWLMSELRRVPK
- the LOC129208673 gene encoding cytochrome c oxidase assembly protein COX15 homolog isoform X1; translated protein: MLRAARGGGVRLLLPARGGGAAEGRGGSVPDLSLLPLPPLQRRLQRRLLQQVSRPAAPPPATPPAVGRWLLACSGAVAGAVVLGGVTRLTESGLSMVDWHLVKEMKPPRTQQEWEAEFQKYQQFPEFKILNHDMTLTEFKFIWYMEYSHRMWGRVVGLVYILPAAYFWRKGWLSRPMKGCVLALCSLVCFQGLLGWYMVKSGLEEKPDSYDIPRVSQYRLAAHLGSALVLYSASLWTGLSLLLPRHKLPESHQLLRLRQFAHGTTALIFLTALSGAFVAGLDAGLVYNSFPKMGERWIPDDLLAFSPVLRNIFENPTTVQFDHRILGIASVTAVTALYLFSRKIPLPRRTRMAVTSLLAVACMQVGLGISTLLLYVPTPLAATHQSGSLALLSMALWLMSELRRVPK